In the Dendrosporobacter quercicolus genome, TAGAGAGCCAGCTGGGCCGAGGAACAATCTTCCGCTTCTTTTTGCCGTCCAGGCGAGCAGACTTAGGCCGAGGCTGAAAATGCTCCCTTCGGACGGAAACGCCGGGAACGGTCAATCCCAAATCGCGCGACTTAATTTTTCGAATTATCGGCATAGGAAAATAACTTTCGTGGGCATAATATCATTAGCTTGCAGATAATGAAAAAAGGGGTTGATGATTCTTATGACTAATCTTAAAGAGAGAGTGGCCTATTTACAGGGCTTGACCAAAGGCTTGAATGTCAGTGACCAGTCAGCAGAAGGTAAAATTCTCGCAAACATTATCGATGTACTTGATGATATGGCCAATGATTTCCATAACATTTATGTTGCACATCAGGATTTAGAGACTTATGTCGAGACAATTGACGAGGATTTAACTGACCTGGAAGAAGAAATATATGAAGATACCTATTTGGAAGATGCGGAAGACGAGGAGTTTGTGGAAGTTCAATGTCCCGCCTGTCATGAAGCGGTTACGTTTGAATCGGATATTCTTTCAGAAGCTGATGCGATTGAAGTAACTTGTCCGTATTGCGGCGGAATTGTCTATGATAATACGCAGGAGTTTGATGATGACATTGAAATTGAAGGGACCCGCATGGATTTACCGTTAGGCAATGCTATCCATCCGGGAATTTAACGCTAAAGCAGTAACCGTGGTGTTTGAACCGAGAACCGGTTGCTGAAGCTAATGGCTTAGCCGTTCAAGACTGCCGCCGGATGTGCGGGTTAAGAACGGCTAAGTTTATTTTATTTGCACTGAACCCCGTTGCGGCAGGCAGGTGCGGATAGGCCGCCGCGTTCCATATTCTCAAAGCCGCATAAGCCGGCTTTTGTTCTTGCCTAAAAAAATCCTCATAATTGAGGTTTTTTTTATGGTATTCTTGCATAAAGCAACTTGAACTCCCATATCTATGTAAAGAAAGGTGGCGGGACAGTGAACCAGGTTAGTTATGCCTTGGAACATCATATCTATCCGGTGTTGGCGCCGGCGCTGAAGGGAATTCTGCGGGCTTTGCCAGCGGCTCAGAAAAATGAGCTGACGGAGATCAGGCTGCGGGTTGGGCAACCGTTACTATTGATTACCGGCGTCACTGATTTGATGGTTGGTTTAAACGGGCAAAGTGTTGTTGAGGCGGCGCAGGCTTATGTCTGCAGCCGGGAGGATGTCAGCCGGACTTTACAGGCAATCAGCCGCAATTCATTGTATGCTTTTGAGCAGGAGCTTAAGCAAGGCTATATTACAATCAGCGGCGGTCACCGGGTGGGTCTGGCCGGTCAGGCGATTGTCGAAGGCGGTGAATTGAAGGCATTAAAGAATATCAGCTTTCTCAATATCCGGATAGCCAGAGAGGTTACTGGCTGCGCCGATAGGCTAATCCCCTATCTGATAGGGCCTGACCGGCAGGTGCTCAGTACGTTGATTATCGCTCCGCCACGGTGCGGCAAAACAACGCTTTTACGTGATATTGTCCGCCAACTGAGCAGTGGCGATAAACGGGGCGGTTTTCCCGGCATGCAGGTGGGGGTTGTTGACGAGCGGTCGGAAATTGCCGCCTGCCGGGATGGAATTCCCACGGTTCAACTGGGCCCAAGGGTTGATGTGCTGGACTGTTGCCCTAAAGCCGGCGGTATTCTGATGCTGATCAGGTCAATGTCGCCGCAGGTAGTGGTAACCGATGAGCTGGGCCGGAACGAGGATGTCACAGCAGTCCGGGAAGCGCTCAATGCGGGTATCAGGGTAATTGCCTCGATTCACGGCCATGACGCCGGCGAAGTGCTGCACCGGCCTTATATCTGCGAATTAATCGAGCATAGATATTTTGACCGCTATGTGGTGTTGAGCAACCAACCCGGCGTGGGAACCATCACGGAGATTATTGCGGTGAAGCAGAATGAGATTTTATATAGCCTGAACAAAGGGGTAAAAATATGTGGCTAAAACTGATTGGCAGTATATTGGTGGTGACGGCGGCAACCTATTGCGGATTTAGCTTGTCGCGGCGCTGCAGTGAGCGGCCGCAACAGCTCCGGCAAATGATCAGCTGTATTGTTTCCCTAAAGTCTTATATCAACTATGTATCGCTGCCGCTGCCGGAAGCTTTGATAAAGTCGACGGCAGGCACGGACGGGGCGGTGGCGGCGCTGTTTACCGAAACAGCCGCCGTGCTGGAGAACAATGTCTGGATGAAGCCGCAGCAGGCTATTGCTCAGGCGCTGTCAAGCCTGGAACCCCGGCTGGCTTTAGACAAGCCTGAGCGGGAAATTCTTGCTATGCTCGGAGCTAACCTGGGCTCGCTGAACCGGGAGGAGCAGAGCAATTATTTGGATATGATTCAGGAACAACTGGAAAAGCTGGAGCAGGAAGCGGTAAGAAGCCGGGATCTTAATACCAAAATGTACCGTTACTTGGGTATTTGCAGCGGGTTAGTGATTGTGATATTGCTGGTGTAACGTAGAGCGGAAGGAGTGGGACCGTGGGGCTGGATATTTTGTTTAAGATTGCCGGCGTGGGGATATTGGTATCAGTGTTTCATACCGCCTTGAAACAGGCGGGGAAAGAAGATATGGCGCACCTATGCACCCTGGCGGGATTTACGCTGGTTTTATTATGGGTGGTTCAATTGTTAGGACGGCTGTTTAGTACTGTACAGGATGTTTTCAAGTTGTTGTGAGAGGTGTACGGCATGGAGATTATCCAAATTATCGGGCTTGGTTTTGTAGTGACGCTGTTAATTTTAATTATCAGGCGAGAACGGCCCGAGCTTGCTGTACAGCTAAGTTTGACTCTGGCAACCATTATTTTTCTGCTGATCTTAAACAAAATCAGTGTGGTTTTGGATTTATTCCGGGATTTGGCGGAAAAAGCCAGTATAAGCCAGCTGTACCTGAATACCTTGTTAAAAATTATCGGTATTGCCTATATTACTGAGTTTGGCGCTCAGGTTTGCCGTGATGCCGGTGAAGGAGCGATAGCCGGAAAAATCGAATTTGCCGGCAAAGTACTGGTGATGGTTATGGCGATCCCCATTATTGCTCTGGTACTTGATACAATCGTCAGATTGATTCCATAAGGTGGAAAAATGATGAGAATATTAATAATTGCCGTCCTTGCGCTGGTCCTGGCCGCAGGCGGTGCAGCGGCTAATCCGCTGGAGAGTGACGAAATCAATAAGCAGTTGTTTGATCAGCTGTCTACGGATCAGGTCAATCAATTTATTACTGCCATTAACCGGGAACTTAATGAAGATATTCCACTGTTAAACAGTGATACCGTCAAGGAGATTGCCACCCGGGGAGTGGCGCTGGACTGGGACAGTCTGTGGCGAAGCGCCGCCGCTAAGTTTTTTAAAGAAATGGCGGTTAATATGCATTTGATGGGCAAACTGCTGTTTCTGGCGGTATTGTGTGTGCTGCTGCAGAACCTGCAAAGTTCATTTGAACAGTCCGGCATATCAGTTCTGGCCTATAGTGTATGCTTTATTTTTTTATCCGTGATTGCGCTAACTGCTTTTTATCATGCCATTACGCTGGCCAGGGACACGATAGGACATATGGTTAGTTTCATGGAGGCGCTGCTGCCTTTAATGATTTCATTGCTGGCGGGTGTGGGCGCACTGACTTCGGCAGCGCTGCTTACGCCGCTGATGTTGTTTGTTATCAGCGCGGTCAGCGTTGTAGTGAAAAATGTCATTCTGCCGTTGTTATTGATTACTTCAGTACTGGATTGCGTTAATTATTTATCCGATAAGTATCGGCTGGGGAATTTGACCAGTTTGTTTAAGCAAACCGGAATGATGATTTTGGGATTTACTATGGTTGTTTTTATCGGTATTATTACCGTTCAGGGAGTTGCCGGCGGGGTTGCCGACGGGATAACACTCCGCACAGCGAAATATGCCACGACTACCTTTATTCCGGTTGTCGGAAAAATGTTCGCTGATACGGTTGAGCTGGTGATGGGAGCGTCTCTGCTGTTAAAAAATGCGGTCGGTATTTTTGGGGTGATTGTCGTTGCCGCCATTTGCGCCCTGCCGTTGATTAAACTGCTGTCGCTGGTGGCAATTGTAAAAGTTACCGGCGCTCTGGTGCAGCCCATGGGCGACGACCGGATGGGCAGATGCCTTGATGCTATGGGCAATAACCTGTTGTTGGTTTTTGGCGCATTACTGACGGTGGTGTTAATGTTTTTTCTGGCAATTACGATGATTATTGGCGCCGGCAGCGCTGCAATGATGCTGCGCTAGTACCTCATCCGCATTGATGAGGAGACTACAAAGGCGGGGAAGGTGAGCGTATGATTGAGGCGGTCTCAGCCTGGATTAAACAGATTATTTTACTGGTGTTATTTGCTTCGTTTCTTGAATTGCTGCTGCCGAGCAGCGGCATGCAGCGGTTTATCAGAGTAATCGTCGGTTTGCTGATTACCCTGGCAATTCTAAATCCGGTGCTGGACGTAGTGCAGAATAACTGGAGCGCCCAGCAGGTGCCGGCGCTGAGTACAAATAGCACCAGTTCGCAAAGTGTGATCAGCCAGGCCAATAAAATAGCCGGCGAGCGGGAGCAGCTGGCTGTGGAAACCTATAAAAAAGAACT is a window encoding:
- a CDS encoding CD1247 N-terminal domain-containing protein; the encoded protein is MTNLKERVAYLQGLTKGLNVSDQSAEGKILANIIDVLDDMANDFHNIYVAHQDLETYVETIDEDLTDLEEEIYEDTYLEDAEDEEFVEVQCPACHEAVTFESDILSEADAIEVTCPYCGGIVYDNTQEFDDDIEIEGTRMDLPLGNAIHPGI
- the spoIIIAA gene encoding stage III sporulation protein AA, producing MNQVSYALEHHIYPVLAPALKGILRALPAAQKNELTEIRLRVGQPLLLITGVTDLMVGLNGQSVVEAAQAYVCSREDVSRTLQAISRNSLYAFEQELKQGYITISGGHRVGLAGQAIVEGGELKALKNISFLNIRIAREVTGCADRLIPYLIGPDRQVLSTLIIAPPRCGKTTLLRDIVRQLSSGDKRGGFPGMQVGVVDERSEIAACRDGIPTVQLGPRVDVLDCCPKAGGILMLIRSMSPQVVVTDELGRNEDVTAVREALNAGIRVIASIHGHDAGEVLHRPYICELIEHRYFDRYVVLSNQPGVGTITEIIAVKQNEILYSLNKGVKICG
- a CDS encoding stage III sporulation protein AB; this encodes MWLKLIGSILVVTAATYCGFSLSRRCSERPQQLRQMISCIVSLKSYINYVSLPLPEALIKSTAGTDGAVAALFTETAAVLENNVWMKPQQAIAQALSSLEPRLALDKPEREILAMLGANLGSLNREEQSNYLDMIQEQLEKLEQEAVRSRDLNTKMYRYLGICSGLVIVILLV
- the spoIIIAC gene encoding stage III sporulation protein AC, whose translation is MGLDILFKIAGVGILVSVFHTALKQAGKEDMAHLCTLAGFTLVLLWVVQLLGRLFSTVQDVFKLL
- the spoIIIAD gene encoding stage III sporulation protein AD, with protein sequence MEIIQIIGLGFVVTLLILIIRRERPELAVQLSLTLATIIFLLILNKISVVLDLFRDLAEKASISQLYLNTLLKIIGIAYITEFGAQVCRDAGEGAIAGKIEFAGKVLVMVMAIPIIALVLDTIVRLIP
- the spoIIIAE gene encoding stage III sporulation protein AE, which codes for MMRILIIAVLALVLAAGGAAANPLESDEINKQLFDQLSTDQVNQFITAINRELNEDIPLLNSDTVKEIATRGVALDWDSLWRSAAAKFFKEMAVNMHLMGKLLFLAVLCVLLQNLQSSFEQSGISVLAYSVCFIFLSVIALTAFYHAITLARDTIGHMVSFMEALLPLMISLLAGVGALTSAALLTPLMLFVISAVSVVVKNVILPLLLITSVLDCVNYLSDKYRLGNLTSLFKQTGMMILGFTMVVFIGIITVQGVAGGVADGITLRTAKYATTTFIPVVGKMFADTVELVMGASLLLKNAVGIFGVIVVAAICALPLIKLLSLVAIVKVTGALVQPMGDDRMGRCLDAMGNNLLLVFGALLTVVLMFFLAITMIIGAGSAAMMLR
- the spoIIIAF gene encoding stage III sporulation protein AF, with the protein product MIEAVSAWIKQIILLVLFASFLELLLPSSGMQRFIRVIVGLLITLAILNPVLDVVQNNWSAQQVPALSTNSTSSQSVISQANKIAGEREQLAVETYKKELGRQIKATVSALGGVADVQVAVSLADRKNSKFDGRIDRVTLYIKPGVSGETSRIEPVTAGPADSGKSGELSEQLKTKISKTVGELYQVSPQQLEIKHLH